In Candidatus Cybelea sp., the sequence GGCGTCGGGCTCGACCTGCTGCCGTGGCCGTCGATCGACTTTGAGAAGTTCGGCGAGGTGGAGCGCGTTGAGCGGTCGCGGATCCAGCGCATCTCGGCCCGCAATCTGGCGCGCAACTGGGTGATGATCCCGCACGTCACCCACAACGATGAGGCCGACATCACCGACCTTGAGGCCTGGCGCAAGCGCCTCAACGAGGAGCATGCCCGCGACGGCGTCAAGTTCACGATGGTCTCATTCCTCGTGGCGGCATGCGTCGCGGCGCTCAAGGAGTTTCCGTTCGTCAACGCCTCGCTTGACGGCGAGGAACTCGTGCTCAAGCGCTACTACAACATCGGATTCGCCGCCGACACGCCCGGCGGTCTCGTCGTTCCGGTCATAAGAAACGCCGACACGAAGGGCTTGATCGAGATCGCGCGGGAGTGCCAAGAGCTCGCCGGAAAGGCGCGCGAGGGGAAGCTGT encodes:
- a CDS encoding 2-oxo acid dehydrogenase subunit E2, whose protein sequence is GVGLDLLPWPSIDFEKFGEVERVERSRIQRISARNLARNWVMIPHVTHNDEADITDLEAWRKRLNEEHARDGVKFTMVSFLVAACVAALKEFPFVNASLDGEELVLKRYYNIGFAADTPGGLVVPVIRNADTKGLIEIARECQELAGKAREGKLSLAQMQGGSFTISSIGGIGGTAFTQIVNAPEVAILGATKTETKPVWDGKKFVPRLMLPISVSYDHRVVDGAGAARFLVYVAELLADFRRVML